A section of the Agrobacterium tumefaciens genome encodes:
- a CDS encoding M3 family metallopeptidase, with protein MPSRTALYPALVDWNGHHGLPKFDAVKDEDFAPAFDAALLSHEQEIDAIAKNSDAPSFENTVTALEIAGDDLSRISSLFWNRAGANTNNVVQALEREIAPKMSRHYSKIGMNEALFKRIDTLWEQRDALGLTGEEKRVLERHWKGFVRSGAKLPRERQERLAAINEELAGLGAKFGQNVLADEKNWKLLLTTEEDLAGVPDFLRDAMAGAAREHGEEGKFAVTLSRSIIEPFLTFSERRDLREQAFKAWVARGENGGETDNREIVRRTLELREEKAKLLGYANFAAYKLDDTMAKTPDAVNSLLGQVWEKAVRRAGNEEAELAAIIAAEGKNHEVLPWDWRHYAEKLRAQKFNFSEAELKPYLQLEKIIEACFDVAGRLFGIRAVEVKGIAAYHPEVRVFDILDDKGNLKAMFLGDYFARPSKRSGAWMSSFQSQHKLPLKNGKVGEIPIIYNVCNFAKPAEGKPALLSLDDARTLFHEFGHALHGMLSDVTYPSVSGTGVSRDFVELPSQLYEHWLTVPEILEKYALHYETGAPMPKALLDKVLAAQTFNAGFNTVEFTSSAIVDMAFHTRDGVGDPMAVQDEVLSRLNMPESIVMRHATPHFQHVFSGDGYSAGYYSYMWSEVLDADAFAAFEETGNAFDGEMARRLKKNIYSVGGSIDPEEAYLAFRGKMPNPDAMLAKRGLV; from the coding sequence ATGCCATCGAGGACTGCTCTTTATCCCGCGCTTGTTGACTGGAACGGCCATCATGGCCTCCCGAAATTCGATGCGGTCAAGGATGAGGATTTCGCGCCGGCTTTCGACGCTGCGCTTCTCTCCCATGAGCAGGAAATCGATGCCATTGCGAAAAATTCCGATGCGCCCAGTTTCGAAAACACGGTCACTGCGCTCGAAATAGCGGGTGATGATCTCTCCCGTATTTCGTCGCTGTTCTGGAACAGGGCGGGCGCCAATACAAACAATGTCGTCCAGGCGCTTGAGCGGGAAATCGCGCCGAAGATGTCTCGACATTACTCGAAGATCGGCATGAACGAGGCGCTGTTCAAACGTATCGACACGCTCTGGGAACAGCGCGACGCGCTTGGCCTCACCGGCGAAGAAAAGCGGGTTCTGGAACGGCACTGGAAGGGTTTCGTGCGCTCGGGTGCCAAGCTGCCCAGGGAACGGCAGGAGCGGCTTGCGGCCATCAATGAAGAGCTTGCCGGTCTCGGCGCGAAGTTCGGCCAGAATGTGCTTGCGGATGAGAAGAACTGGAAGCTTCTGCTGACGACGGAGGAAGACTTGGCCGGCGTCCCGGACTTTCTTCGTGATGCCATGGCGGGTGCAGCGCGCGAACATGGCGAGGAGGGCAAATTTGCCGTGACCCTTTCCCGCTCTATCATCGAGCCTTTCCTGACGTTTTCCGAACGCCGCGATCTGCGCGAACAGGCATTCAAGGCATGGGTAGCGCGGGGCGAGAACGGTGGCGAGACCGACAATCGTGAGATTGTCCGTAGAACTCTCGAGTTGCGAGAGGAAAAAGCAAAGCTTCTCGGTTATGCGAATTTCGCCGCTTACAAGCTCGACGATACGATGGCGAAGACGCCCGATGCGGTGAACAGTCTTCTCGGGCAGGTCTGGGAGAAGGCGGTGCGGCGCGCTGGCAACGAAGAGGCTGAACTCGCCGCCATCATCGCAGCGGAAGGCAAGAACCATGAGGTTTTGCCGTGGGACTGGCGGCACTATGCCGAAAAGCTCCGCGCTCAGAAATTCAATTTCTCTGAGGCTGAACTGAAGCCTTACCTGCAGCTCGAAAAGATCATTGAGGCCTGCTTCGATGTGGCCGGGCGGCTTTTCGGCATTCGCGCCGTCGAGGTTAAGGGTATCGCCGCCTACCATCCGGAGGTCAGGGTTTTCGACATCCTCGATGACAAGGGCAACCTGAAGGCCATGTTCCTCGGTGATTATTTCGCCCGCCCTTCAAAGCGGTCCGGGGCGTGGATGAGTTCTTTCCAGTCGCAGCACAAGTTGCCGCTGAAAAATGGCAAGGTTGGAGAAATCCCGATCATCTACAACGTCTGCAACTTTGCAAAACCAGCGGAAGGCAAGCCGGCGCTGCTCTCGCTCGACGATGCGCGCACCTTGTTCCACGAGTTTGGTCACGCCCTGCATGGCATGTTGTCGGATGTTACCTATCCCTCGGTTTCGGGCACGGGCGTGTCGCGTGATTTCGTTGAACTGCCGTCGCAGCTCTACGAACATTGGCTGACGGTGCCGGAAATTCTGGAAAAATACGCGCTGCATTATGAAACCGGTGCGCCTATGCCGAAGGCCTTGCTCGACAAGGTGCTGGCGGCGCAGACTTTCAACGCCGGCTTCAACACGGTGGAATTCACCTCGTCTGCGATCGTCGATATGGCGTTCCACACCCGCGACGGCGTGGGTGATCCGATGGCGGTGCAGGATGAAGTGCTTTCGCGCCTCAATATGCCCGAGTCCATCGTCATGCGCCATGCGACGCCACACTTCCAGCATGTCTTTTCGGGTGATGGTTATTCAGCCGGCTATTACTCCTACATGTGGTCGGAAGTGCTCGATGCGGACGCCTTTGCCGCTTTTGAGGAAACCGGCAATGCGTTTGATGGCGAGATGGCGCGTCGGCTGAAGAAGAATATCTATTCCGTCGGTGGTTCGATTGATCCGGAGGAAGCCTACCTTGCCTTCCGTGGCAAGATGCCAAATCCCGATGCGATGCTCGCAAAGCGCGGTCTCGTATAA
- the typA gene encoding translational GTPase TypA gives MALRNIAIIAHVDHGKTTLVDELLKQSGSFRDNQRVAERVMDSNDLEKERGITILAKATSVEWKGVRINIVDTPGHADFGGEVERILSMVDGAIVLVDSSEGPMPQTKFVVSKALKVGLRPIVAINKIDRPDGRHEEVINEVFDLFANLDATDEQLDFPILYGSGRDGWMNVNPEGPKDQGLAPLLDLVLEHVPEPKVEEGPFRMIGTILEANNFLGRIITGRIASGSIKPNQAVKVLGQDGKTIETGRISKILAFRGIERTAIEEAHAGDIVAIAGLSKGTVADTFCDPSVTEAMQAQPIDPPTVTMSFIVNDSPLAGTEGDKVTSRVIRDRLFKEAEGNVALKIEEAEGKDSFFVSGRGELQLAVLIETMRREGFELAVSRPRVVMHKDESGALLEPIEEVVIDVDEEHSGVVVQKMSERKAEMAELRPSGGNRVRLKFYAPTRGLIGYQSELLTDTRGTAIMNRLFHDYQPFKGQIAGRVNGVLLSNGSGEAVAYAMFNLEDRGPMIIEPGEKVYAGMIIGIHSRDNDLEVNVLKGKQLTNIRAAGKDEAVKLTPPIRMTLDRALSWIQDDELMEVTPKSIRLRKMFLDANDRKRFEKAKLAAG, from the coding sequence ATGGCACTACGCAACATCGCGATCATCGCGCACGTTGACCATGGAAAAACGACGCTTGTTGACGAGCTTCTGAAGCAATCCGGTTCGTTCCGCGATAACCAGCGCGTTGCAGAGCGCGTCATGGACAGTAACGACCTCGAAAAGGAACGCGGCATCACCATTCTCGCCAAGGCGACATCGGTGGAGTGGAAGGGCGTTCGCATCAACATCGTCGACACCCCCGGCCACGCCGACTTCGGCGGTGAAGTCGAGCGTATCCTGTCGATGGTGGATGGCGCGATCGTTCTGGTCGACAGTTCCGAAGGCCCCATGCCGCAGACCAAGTTCGTGGTCTCCAAGGCGCTTAAGGTTGGTCTTCGTCCGATCGTTGCGATCAACAAGATCGACCGCCCCGATGGCCGCCATGAAGAAGTCATCAACGAAGTCTTCGACCTCTTCGCAAACCTCGATGCGACCGACGAACAGCTCGACTTCCCGATCCTCTACGGTTCTGGCCGCGATGGCTGGATGAACGTCAATCCGGAAGGTCCGAAGGATCAGGGTCTCGCACCGCTGCTCGATCTGGTTCTTGAGCACGTTCCGGAGCCCAAGGTTGAAGAGGGCCCGTTCCGCATGATCGGCACGATCCTTGAAGCCAACAACTTCCTCGGCCGCATCATCACCGGCCGCATCGCGTCCGGTTCGATCAAGCCGAACCAGGCCGTGAAGGTGCTCGGCCAGGACGGCAAGACAATCGAAACCGGTCGAATTTCCAAGATCCTCGCCTTCCGCGGTATCGAGCGCACCGCAATTGAAGAGGCCCATGCGGGTGACATCGTCGCCATCGCCGGTCTTTCCAAAGGCACGGTCGCCGACACCTTTTGCGATCCGTCCGTTACCGAGGCGATGCAGGCACAGCCGATCGACCCGCCGACTGTTACGATGTCCTTCATCGTTAACGACAGCCCGCTGGCCGGCACCGAAGGCGACAAGGTTACCTCGCGCGTCATCCGTGACCGCCTGTTCAAGGAAGCCGAAGGCAACGTCGCGCTGAAGATCGAAGAAGCCGAAGGCAAGGATTCGTTCTTCGTTTCCGGCCGAGGCGAGTTGCAGCTGGCAGTTCTAATCGAGACCATGCGCCGAGAAGGCTTCGAGCTTGCCGTTTCGCGTCCCCGTGTCGTGATGCACAAGGATGAGAGCGGCGCCCTGCTGGAGCCGATCGAGGAAGTCGTGATCGACGTCGATGAAGAACATTCGGGCGTCGTCGTTCAGAAGATGTCCGAGCGCAAGGCTGAAATGGCCGAGCTTCGTCCTTCCGGCGGCAACCGCGTTCGTCTGAAGTTCTACGCACCGACCCGCGGCCTGATCGGCTACCAGTCGGAACTCCTGACCGACACGCGCGGTACGGCGATCATGAACCGCCTGTTCCACGACTATCAGCCCTTCAAGGGCCAGATTGCCGGTCGCGTGAACGGCGTTCTCCTGTCCAACGGCTCGGGCGAGGCTGTTGCCTACGCCATGTTCAACCTGGAAGATCGCGGCCCGATGATCATCGAGCCGGGTGAAAAGGTTTATGCCGGTATGATCATCGGCATTCACTCCCGCGACAACGACCTGGAAGTGAACGTGCTGAAGGGCAAGCAGCTGACCAACATTCGTGCCGCCGGCAAGGATGAAGCTGTCAAGCTGACGCCACCGATCCGCATGACGCTCGACCGCGCTCTTTCCTGGATCCAGGACGACGAGCTGATGGAAGTGACGCCGAAGTCGATCCGTCTGCGCAAGATGTTCCTCGATGCGAATGACCGTAAGCGCTTCGAAAAGGCCAAGCTTGCCGCCGGCTGA
- a CDS encoding GNAT family N-acetyltransferase produces the protein MKTLSIDVRRAEPHDARAISEAHRLSWQQAYAGLIPHRPLTQMLERRGEGWWKKATKGSATLLVVEVAGVVAGYATLGLSRARGLPHDGEIYELYLRPEYQGIGLGSLLFTEARRLLTSLGCNGIVVWCLEDSDVANRFFRSHGGRDVAEGMEDFGGKSLRKVGFVWN, from the coding sequence ATGAAAACGTTATCCATCGATGTTCGCCGTGCCGAGCCGCATGATGCGCGCGCCATATCCGAGGCGCATCGTCTGTCGTGGCAACAGGCCTATGCGGGGCTCATTCCGCATCGCCCGCTGACGCAGATGCTTGAGCGCCGGGGCGAGGGCTGGTGGAAAAAGGCCACCAAGGGTTCGGCGACGCTGCTGGTGGTGGAAGTGGCCGGTGTGGTTGCCGGATATGCGACACTCGGCCTCAGCCGGGCGCGCGGGTTGCCGCATGACGGCGAAATCTATGAACTTTATCTCCGCCCGGAATATCAGGGCATCGGCCTGGGTTCGCTGCTCTTCACCGAAGCACGCCGGCTGCTGACGTCGCTTGGCTGCAACGGCATCGTTGTCTGGTGCCTTGAGGACAGCGATGTCGCCAACCGATTTTTCCGTTCGCATGGCGGGCGGGATGTTGCCGAAGGCATGGAAGATTTCGGTGGCAAATCCCTGCGCAAGGTCGGTTTCGTCTGGAACTGA
- the ppa gene encoding inorganic diphosphatase, whose product MRIDAISVGKNPPEDVNVIVEVPVGGHPIKYEMDKDAGALIVDRFLYTPMTYPGNYGFVPHTLSDDGDPIDVLICNTRPLVPGCVINVRPIGVMIMEDDGGKDEKILAVPVPKLTRRYDKVNNYTDLPEITLKQIEHFFEHYKDLEPGKWVKMGGWQDVDVAKKLIVEAIERYKTQG is encoded by the coding sequence ATGCGTATCGATGCAATCTCCGTAGGCAAAAATCCGCCGGAAGACGTTAATGTTATCGTTGAAGTGCCGGTCGGCGGACATCCGATCAAGTACGAGATGGACAAGGATGCCGGCGCGCTGATCGTTGATCGCTTTCTCTACACGCCGATGACCTACCCGGGTAACTACGGCTTCGTGCCGCACACCCTGTCCGACGACGGTGACCCGATCGACGTGCTCATCTGCAATACCCGCCCTCTCGTTCCGGGCTGTGTGATCAATGTCCGCCCCATCGGCGTGATGATCATGGAAGACGACGGTGGCAAGGACGAGAAAATCCTCGCTGTTCCGGTTCCGAAACTGACGCGTCGTTACGACAAGGTCAACAACTACACCGATCTGCCGGAAATCACGCTGAAGCAGATCGAGCACTTCTTCGAGCACTACAAGGATCTGGAGCCCGGCAAGTGGGTGAAGATGGGCGGCTGGCAGGATGTCGACGTCGCCAAGAAGCTGATCGTCGAAGCCATCGAGCGCTACAAGACCCAGGGTTGA
- a CDS encoding DUF167 domain-containing protein: MSGCWQKQNDHVRLTVRLTPNGGRDAIEGVDRDANGNAHLKARVSAAPEGGKANKALIVLLAKKFGLPKSAISLLSGETARKKILRIDADPEDFEELFKEL, from the coding sequence TTGAGCGGCTGCTGGCAAAAGCAGAATGATCATGTCCGCCTGACGGTGCGCCTCACGCCAAATGGCGGGCGCGACGCCATCGAGGGTGTGGATCGGGATGCAAACGGAAACGCGCATCTCAAGGCCCGCGTCAGCGCCGCCCCGGAAGGCGGCAAGGCGAACAAGGCGCTGATTGTTTTGCTGGCGAAAAAATTCGGCCTGCCCAAATCCGCCATCAGCCTCCTCTCAGGCGAAACAGCACGCAAAAAAATCCTCCGGATCGACGCCGACCCGGAGGATTTTGAAGAGCTGTTCAAAGAGCTTTAG
- a CDS encoding YggT family protein — protein sequence MLALFQTIDLALNLYTWVLIGSAIFSWLYAFNVINSRNQFVNAIGSFLYNVTEPVLRPIRRVLPNLGGIDISPIIVLLIIFFIRSFMWNTLYPMVA from the coding sequence ATGCTTGCCCTGTTTCAGACCATCGATCTGGCCTTGAACCTCTACACCTGGGTGCTGATCGGCAGCGCCATCTTTTCCTGGCTTTACGCCTTCAATGTCATCAATTCCCGCAACCAGTTCGTCAACGCCATCGGCAGCTTTCTGTACAATGTCACGGAACCGGTTCTGCGCCCCATCCGCCGCGTTCTGCCCAATCTCGGTGGCATCGATATTTCGCCGATCATTGTGTTGCTGATCATCTTCTTCATCCGCTCCTTCATGTGGAACACGCTTTACCCGATGGTCGCTTGA
- a CDS encoding MFS transporter, producing MSLPSAENRFGAFRHSSYRRFFSARFFSAFAIQIVSVSVGWQMYEVTGNAFYLGLIGLFQFLPSLLLILVTGTVADRHNRRRIMSVCLLVAALCAVALLALTLTHSFSPWPVFAILVVFGIERAFMGPAVQSLAPNLVPVEDLPNAIAWNSSSWQMASIMGPVAGGLLYGLGASVAYSVALVLFMISAALAIAIRKPEQRGPAKAISLETMLAGFKFISQEKIVLGAISLDLFAVLLGGAVALMPIFAKEVLTLGPWGLGLLRAAPGIGAITVAVILAFKPIRHHAGLLMFAGVGLFGVSTVVFGLSQTAWLSIAALVVMGASDMVSVYVRETLIALWTPDEVRGRVNAVNMVFVGASNELGEFRAGTMAHVVGAVPAVVIGGAGTLAVAVIWALGFSKLRKIDNLDAPH from the coding sequence ATGTCTCTCCCTTCTGCCGAAAACCGTTTCGGTGCATTCCGGCATTCATCTTATCGCCGTTTCTTCAGCGCCCGGTTTTTTTCGGCCTTCGCCATTCAGATCGTCAGCGTTTCCGTCGGCTGGCAGATGTATGAGGTGACCGGTAATGCCTTTTATCTAGGTTTGATCGGTCTTTTCCAGTTTCTGCCTTCGCTGCTCTTGATCCTTGTGACGGGAACGGTTGCCGACCGGCACAATCGCCGCCGCATCATGTCCGTATGCTTGCTGGTTGCGGCGCTTTGCGCGGTCGCTCTGCTGGCGCTGACGCTGACGCACAGCTTTTCCCCATGGCCGGTCTTCGCAATTCTTGTCGTCTTCGGCATCGAGCGCGCCTTCATGGGACCGGCGGTGCAGTCGCTGGCGCCCAATCTCGTGCCCGTTGAGGACTTGCCGAATGCGATCGCCTGGAATTCGTCGTCCTGGCAGATGGCGTCCATTATGGGGCCTGTTGCTGGCGGTCTGCTTTATGGCCTCGGCGCTTCGGTTGCTTATAGCGTTGCGCTTGTGCTCTTCATGATCTCCGCAGCCCTTGCGATAGCGATCCGCAAGCCGGAACAACGCGGTCCGGCAAAAGCGATCAGCCTCGAAACCATGCTCGCCGGCTTCAAATTCATCTCGCAGGAGAAGATCGTCCTCGGCGCGATATCGCTCGATCTCTTTGCGGTGCTCCTGGGTGGCGCGGTTGCGTTGATGCCGATCTTTGCCAAGGAAGTGCTGACGCTTGGCCCATGGGGTCTGGGTCTTCTGCGCGCAGCGCCCGGTATCGGGGCCATTACCGTCGCCGTCATTCTCGCATTCAAGCCTATTCGCCACCATGCGGGCCTGCTGATGTTTGCCGGCGTTGGCCTTTTCGGTGTTTCGACCGTCGTCTTCGGCCTGTCACAAACCGCATGGCTGTCCATCGCCGCGCTGGTTGTCATGGGCGCTTCAGACATGGTGTCGGTTTATGTGCGCGAGACCCTCATTGCGCTCTGGACGCCGGATGAGGTGCGTGGACGCGTCAATGCGGTGAACATGGTCTTCGTTGGCGCATCGAACGAGCTTGGCGAGTTCCGCGCCGGTACCATGGCGCATGTCGTAGGCGCGGTACCGGCCGTTGTCATCGGCGGGGCTGGCACGCTTGCGGTGGCGGTCATCTGGGCGCTTGGTTTTTCCAAGCTGCGCAAGATCGACAATCTGGACGCGCCGCATTGA